The following proteins are co-located in the Flammeovirga kamogawensis genome:
- a CDS encoding SiaB family protein kinase yields the protein MEHFSVKTFKQQLSAKKISLAFQGIFSQDVLALIGKSLRNTPDSRVIAKRLFAIVIEMAQNIHHYSAEKQYSEKDGRDIGVGIVAVAEDDQHYVITSGNCIDKHEVPPLIERANYINGLDADKLKAFYREQRKMPQREGKPGANLGFIDMVRKSGNPIEINIKDYDDTRSFFILSVRVNKEL from the coding sequence ATGGAGCATTTTAGCGTAAAAACTTTCAAGCAGCAATTATCTGCCAAGAAAATTTCTTTGGCATTTCAAGGCATCTTTTCTCAAGATGTACTTGCACTAATTGGTAAAAGTTTACGTAACACTCCCGATAGTAGGGTTATAGCAAAGCGACTATTTGCAATTGTCATTGAAATGGCACAAAATATTCACCATTATTCTGCAGAAAAACAATACTCTGAGAAAGATGGAAGAGATATTGGCGTGGGAATTGTAGCTGTTGCTGAAGATGATCAACATTATGTGATTACTTCTGGAAACTGTATAGATAAACACGAAGTACCTCCATTGATTGAAAGAGCTAACTATATCAACGGATTAGACGCTGATAAACTAAAAGCTTTTTACAGAGAGCAAAGGAAAATGCCTCAGCGTGAAGGTAAACCTGGTGCAAACCTCGGTTTTATTGATATGGTTAGAAAGTCTGGTAATCCAATCGAAATTAACATAAAAGATTACGACGATACTAGATCATTTTTTATATTATCAGTTAGAGTTAACAAAGAACTATAA
- a CDS encoding DUF1987 domain-containing protein: protein MENFHIDGSTYIPRIDFNAETGVLELEGESYHEYTTEFFGPIFSWLEDFLEQAGREVTMNFKMSYFNTSSSRRFLEILTLLEEYQNDKEGKVTVNWYYEENDVDMLESGEEYADDVELTFNLIAY from the coding sequence ATGGAAAACTTCCATATTGACGGATCTACCTATATACCAAGAATAGACTTCAATGCTGAAACAGGAGTTTTAGAATTAGAAGGTGAATCATACCACGAATATACTACTGAGTTTTTTGGCCCAATCTTTAGCTGGCTAGAAGATTTTTTAGAGCAAGCTGGTAGAGAAGTAACAATGAACTTTAAAATGTCGTATTTTAATACGTCATCTTCTAGAAGATTTTTAGAGATTCTTACTTTACTAGAAGAATATCAGAACGACAAAGAAGGTAAAGTTACTGTTAACTGGTACTACGAAGAAAACGACGTAGATATGCTAGAAAGTGGTGAAGAGTATGCTGATGATGTTGAACTTACTTTCAACCTTATTGCTTATTAA
- the xerD gene encoding site-specific tyrosine recombinase XerD, which yields MNWKITIKDYAMYLRLERGMSKNTIEAYIRDVNKLVEYLELLESDIVPETLTQDEVLLFIKYLDQEFHLSTRSQARILSGIKSFYQFLNESDQTENNPVELLESPRLPQKLPDTLEIEEIDQLIDAIDLTTYEGRRNQAILEVLYGCGLRVSELINLTLDGLFFEEGFIKVVGKGNKERFVPIGEEGMKQVSNYLNDDRGTRTIKKGSENILFLNRRGAILTRVMIFTIIKRLAAQIGLKKNISPHTFRHSFASHMVEGGADLRAVQEMLGHESITTTEIYTHLNKEYLQQVVTEFHPRAQ from the coding sequence ATGAATTGGAAAATAACCATTAAGGATTACGCTATGTATCTTAGGCTGGAAAGAGGTATGTCTAAGAATACAATAGAAGCATACATCAGAGATGTGAATAAACTAGTAGAGTACCTTGAGCTTTTAGAAAGTGATATTGTACCAGAAACACTCACACAAGATGAAGTCCTATTATTCATAAAATACTTGGATCAAGAATTTCATTTATCTACTAGGTCTCAAGCAAGAATTTTATCGGGTATTAAATCTTTCTATCAATTTTTAAACGAAAGTGATCAGACAGAAAATAATCCGGTGGAATTATTAGAATCACCTCGGTTACCTCAAAAGTTACCAGACACATTAGAGATTGAAGAGATAGATCAGTTAATTGATGCTATTGATTTAACAACCTATGAGGGGCGTAGAAACCAAGCAATTTTGGAAGTACTCTATGGTTGTGGGTTACGTGTATCAGAATTAATAAATCTTACACTAGATGGGCTGTTCTTTGAGGAAGGGTTTATAAAGGTGGTTGGTAAAGGTAATAAAGAAAGGTTTGTGCCCATTGGAGAAGAAGGCATGAAGCAAGTAAGTAACTACCTTAATGATGATAGAGGAACAAGGACAATAAAGAAAGGTTCTGAAAATATATTATTTTTAAATAGAAGAGGGGCCATATTAACTCGGGTTATGATTTTTACAATTATAAAGCGTTTAGCAGCCCAAATTGGTTTAAAGAAAAATATTAGTCCACATACGTTTAGACATTCTTTTGCTTCTCATATGGTAGAAGGTGGTGCAGATTTACGAGCTGTACAGGAAATGTTAGGGCATGAATCTATTACAACTACAGAAATTTATACCCATTTAAATAAAGAGTATTTACAACAAGTGGTTACTGAATTTCATCCTAGAGCACAATAA
- a CDS encoding beta/alpha barrel domain-containing protein → MALKTRVFVSDVDNLGDGRYCAGMGVEMIGFPIEASHKRYVSPDKFKEIAGWLAGIKFVGEVYESAEINFDDYEAIDVVITDNAALINDLSKSTKPLIYKIAVTDIDEAEQQMSLLDHQVDYFLLEFAEDLSDELLNKIHSLTEEYKVFIAGGFNEDSVNTLLETAKPEGIALKGGSEVAVGVNTFDGLVEVIEAIEDWS, encoded by the coding sequence ATGGCACTAAAAACTCGTGTATTCGTATCTGATGTTGATAATTTAGGAGATGGAAGATATTGTGCAGGGATGGGCGTTGAAATGATTGGTTTCCCTATTGAGGCCTCTCACAAACGTTATGTTTCTCCTGATAAATTTAAAGAAATTGCAGGATGGTTAGCAGGAATTAAATTTGTTGGAGAGGTATATGAATCTGCTGAGATTAACTTTGATGATTACGAAGCTATCGACGTAGTTATTACAGATAATGCAGCATTAATAAATGATTTATCAAAAAGTACTAAACCACTTATTTATAAAATTGCAGTTACTGATATTGATGAAGCAGAACAACAAATGTCTCTTTTAGATCATCAGGTTGATTATTTCTTGTTAGAATTTGCTGAAGATTTATCAGACGAATTACTGAATAAAATTCATTCATTAACAGAAGAATATAAAGTTTTTATAGCTGGAGGTTTTAACGAAGACTCTGTAAACACATTACTAGAAACAGCTAAACCAGAAGGAATTGCCCTAAAAGGTGGTTCTGAAGTAGCTGTTGGTGTAAATACATTTGATGGATTAGTAGAAGTGATCGAAGCCATAGAAGATTGGTCATAA
- a CDS encoding thioredoxin family protein, with the protein MAVIDANDSNFEELLKSNDKVVVKYFAGWCGSCRLFKPKYKRLANDERFEGIAFLDIDAEESPNARALAGVNNLPFFAIFKDGKLVEGGPMSKEDAVVELIEKLK; encoded by the coding sequence ATGGCAGTAATTGATGCAAACGATAGCAACTTCGAAGAGTTATTAAAGTCTAACGATAAAGTTGTTGTAAAATATTTTGCAGGATGGTGTGGCAGCTGTAGATTATTTAAACCTAAATACAAGCGTTTAGCTAACGATGAACGTTTTGAAGGAATTGCATTTTTAGATATTGACGCAGAAGAGAGCCCAAATGCTAGAGCTTTAGCAGGAGTAAACAATTTACCTTTCTTTGCCATTTTTAAAGATGGGAAATTAGTAGAAGGTGGACCAATGTCTAAAGAAGATGCAGTTGTTGAATTAATAGAAAAATTGAAATAA
- a CDS encoding DUF6952 family protein, which yields MKIPIIKKLVENYSLQDLQAAEEALSEEQTPAIEIGGDDEGEQLTHAFAAVWIKEKVEAGEDFKVALRAYTSMVRGSIS from the coding sequence ATGAAAATACCTATTATAAAAAAACTTGTAGAGAATTACTCACTACAAGATTTACAAGCTGCAGAAGAAGCATTATCTGAAGAGCAAACTCCAGCAATAGAAATTGGAGGCGATGACGAAGGTGAGCAACTTACACATGCATTTGCTGCTGTTTGGATAAAAGAAAAAGTTGAAGCCGGGGAAGACTTTAAAGTTGCTCTAAGAGCATATACTTCTATGGTTAGAGGATCAATTTCATAA
- a CDS encoding helix-turn-helix domain-containing protein has protein sequence MILEENIRLIFGLKVRMHRQEKELSLSELAKKAEMSVSYINEIEKGKKYPKRNKITALASALNVTYDELVSLKISKKLGAISKLLNSNILQELPLDVFGLEPRNLLELMSDAPSKLSAFINTIVEISRNYNLTVENFYFSVLRSYQEIHDNYFEEIEIAAKEFRTNVLTSDETLEVQLERYLKGTCNYTIDEEELSEHQALETFRSILRIGTDGAPTLLINKKLNERRRTFIYAREAAFQVLKLSERSNTYSWMQVKSFDMLFNDYMATYFAGAVLVPEEELIQDIDAIINSNSFSSEHFIDLILKHNTSPETFMYRMMSILPKHFGLNKIFFLRLDHKPGENRYSLTKELHLDGLHSPHGTVLSEHYCRRWISLKIFEDLVKTREEGSTNKYLCDAQVSKYITSGKEYFCISVARALPLVDETIDTSITIGFLMDDNFKQKSKLWQSEKVRMEFVNETCERCPSTDCSVRASEAVVLQKEQKEKERMVALESLLGKGVVS, from the coding sequence GTGATATTAGAAGAAAATATTCGCCTCATTTTTGGATTAAAAGTCAGAATGCACAGACAAGAGAAAGAATTATCTTTGTCTGAATTAGCTAAAAAAGCTGAGATGTCTGTCTCTTATATAAACGAGATAGAAAAAGGAAAGAAATATCCTAAACGTAATAAAATTACAGCTCTTGCTTCTGCATTAAATGTTACTTATGATGAACTTGTTTCATTAAAGATTTCAAAAAAATTAGGTGCAATTTCAAAACTGTTAAACTCAAATATACTTCAAGAACTTCCCTTAGATGTTTTTGGCTTGGAACCTAGAAATTTGTTAGAGCTAATGTCAGATGCTCCTTCAAAACTTTCTGCTTTTATAAATACAATTGTAGAAATTTCTAGAAACTATAATTTAACTGTAGAGAATTTCTACTTTTCTGTTTTAAGGTCTTATCAAGAAATTCATGATAACTATTTTGAAGAAATTGAAATAGCTGCCAAAGAATTTAGAACAAACGTTCTTACATCAGACGAAACTTTAGAAGTACAATTAGAACGTTATCTTAAAGGAACTTGTAATTATACAATTGATGAAGAAGAATTATCAGAACATCAAGCATTAGAAACTTTTCGTTCAATTTTAAGAATTGGTACAGATGGAGCCCCTACTCTTCTTATCAATAAAAAATTAAATGAAAGAAGGCGTACATTCATTTATGCAAGAGAAGCGGCCTTCCAAGTACTCAAATTATCTGAACGTTCAAATACTTATTCTTGGATGCAGGTAAAATCGTTCGACATGCTATTTAACGATTACATGGCTACTTATTTTGCTGGTGCTGTTCTTGTTCCTGAAGAAGAATTAATACAAGATATAGATGCAATAATTAATAGTAATAGCTTCTCTAGTGAGCATTTTATTGATTTAATTTTAAAACATAATACTTCTCCAGAAACATTTATGTATAGAATGATGAGTATCTTACCTAAGCATTTTGGCTTAAATAAGATCTTCTTCTTACGTCTTGATCATAAACCAGGAGAAAACAGATATTCTTTAACAAAAGAATTGCATTTAGATGGTCTTCATAGTCCTCACGGCACTGTTTTGAGTGAACATTATTGCCGTAGATGGATATCTCTTAAAATCTTTGAAGATTTAGTAAAAACAAGAGAAGAAGGCTCTACAAATAAATATTTATGTGATGCCCAGGTTTCTAAATATATCACCTCCGGAAAAGAGTACTTCTGTATTAGTGTAGCCCGTGCATTACCGTTAGTTGACGAAACAATTGATACAAGTATAACTATTGGCTTTTTAATGGACGACAACTTTAAACAGAAGTCTAAATTATGGCAATCTGAAAAAGTTCGTATGGAATTTGTAAACGAAACTTGTGAAAGATGTCCTTCTACAGACTGTTCTGTGAGAGCATCAGAAGCAGTTGTTTTACAAAAAGAGCAAAAAGAGAAAGAAAGAATGGTTGCTTTAGAGTCTCTTTTAGGAAAAGGTGTTGTATCTTAG
- a CDS encoding TonB-dependent receptor, which yields MLGYTQEEKPDHYAFNFKNTSYHDAIALISEKCSLNFIYSDDNLPIVKKVNFESENATVDDVLKTMFKGKFLDYKIIGSDVIIVVKRIPLDSKEGRLLTRYPINGFIRDITSNETVIGATIYLEDLEIGTVSNFDGFYSISVPKGKYLIKIKSLGFQELDTLIDVTNATNLSVSLDVLNTKLREVVILSSNSELYEGNLKLSNITAVSPEVTNELPMVLGQSDIIKSLQLMPGFKSPNEGSSELSVRGGATDQNLFLIDNVPIYNATHSLGFYSIFNTSSIKNVNTYKGGIPAQYGGRASSVVDVHLKEGNSQRFRVSGGVGTISANLTLEGPIKKDKASFIISGRRPYTDLLQIGQDNDINTILFYDVSSKFKYQINQNNTLTASSYFSRDRLSFQNISSSEWGNNTGNISWSSLLSPRTYSDLTLWYTIYDVSNIVNSVPETSYRTTYQLNDYGIKYGIEQYFSPFITLKAGIETVAHVYNQGSITPYEDVSIITPTEPQKVRALESSAYMDYEWNINNKLKIGLGVRYSRFDNIENEREYIYDVDPYESEAKSITSQVIDTVYNSSIKFDNNYQTLDPRLSLSVAMAKNQSFRVSFDRMTQYSQELSLSNLPSNSGVWIPSDKYIAPLINNQISMGYLIDFKDKKYDFSIDSYYKTSHNVLEFKPNGRYVVTDQIETDVISGEGRSYGIESIFRKRKGKLTGSLAYTYSFSFNMFDDINNATWYPTNQDQRHVFNVLTSFQITPQLQFSAVWNYASGRPYTAPIGKYYKDGFLIPLYGDKNSSRLPSTHHLDISLTFYRMMTKGKKNESSFNFSIYNIYARKNTYSYIFRSSQSNPEELEAVKVYLFSILPSFSYNFKF from the coding sequence TTGCTTGGATATACTCAAGAAGAAAAACCGGATCATTATGCGTTTAATTTCAAAAACACTTCTTATCATGATGCTATTGCATTAATATCTGAGAAGTGTAGTCTGAATTTTATTTATAGTGATGATAACCTCCCTATTGTCAAAAAAGTAAATTTTGAAAGCGAAAATGCTACCGTTGACGATGTTCTAAAAACAATGTTTAAAGGGAAGTTTCTTGATTATAAAATCATAGGATCTGATGTAATTATTGTAGTTAAAAGAATACCTCTTGATTCTAAAGAAGGTAGGTTATTAACTAGATATCCTATCAATGGATTTATTAGAGATATCACATCTAATGAAACCGTTATTGGGGCAACTATATATTTAGAAGATCTAGAAATTGGTACTGTAAGTAACTTCGATGGATTTTATTCTATTTCCGTTCCAAAAGGAAAATATTTAATAAAAATTAAATCGCTTGGTTTTCAAGAGTTGGACACACTAATTGATGTAACAAATGCCACAAACCTTTCGGTATCTTTAGATGTTCTTAATACCAAATTAAGAGAAGTTGTTATTCTTTCTAGTAACTCAGAACTTTATGAGGGTAACTTAAAACTAAGTAATATTACTGCTGTAAGCCCTGAAGTAACCAATGAACTTCCGATGGTATTAGGACAAAGTGATATTATCAAATCATTACAATTAATGCCAGGGTTTAAAAGCCCAAACGAAGGCAGTAGTGAATTATCTGTTAGAGGTGGTGCTACAGATCAAAATTTATTCTTAATAGATAATGTACCTATTTATAATGCTACACACAGTTTAGGTTTTTATTCTATCTTCAACACATCAAGTATAAAAAACGTAAACACCTACAAAGGTGGTATACCCGCTCAATATGGAGGGCGTGCATCGTCTGTTGTTGATGTACATTTAAAAGAAGGAAATAGCCAACGTTTTCGAGTTTCTGGTGGTGTTGGTACTATATCTGCCAACTTAACACTAGAAGGACCTATAAAAAAGGATAAGGCCTCTTTTATTATTTCTGGCAGAAGACCTTATACAGACTTATTACAAATCGGTCAAGACAACGATATTAATACAATTCTTTTTTATGATGTAAGCTCTAAATTTAAATACCAAATTAACCAAAACAATACTTTAACTGCTTCTTCTTATTTTAGTAGAGACCGCCTTTCATTTCAAAATATTTCATCTAGTGAATGGGGAAATAATACTGGAAATATATCTTGGTCATCTCTCCTATCACCAAGAACATATAGCGACTTAACATTATGGTATACAATTTACGATGTATCTAACATTGTTAACTCAGTTCCAGAAACAAGTTATAGAACAACTTATCAGTTAAACGATTATGGTATAAAGTATGGTATTGAGCAATATTTTTCTCCATTTATTACATTAAAAGCTGGTATTGAAACTGTTGCTCATGTTTACAATCAAGGAAGTATTACACCTTATGAAGATGTATCGATTATTACTCCAACAGAGCCTCAAAAGGTTAGAGCATTAGAATCTTCTGCTTATATGGATTATGAATGGAATATAAATAACAAATTAAAAATTGGTTTAGGAGTTAGATATTCTCGTTTTGACAATATTGAAAATGAAAGAGAATATATTTATGATGTTGACCCCTATGAAAGCGAAGCCAAATCGATTACAAGCCAGGTAATTGATACTGTTTACAATAGCTCCATTAAATTCGATAACAATTACCAAACATTAGACCCTAGGTTATCTCTTAGTGTTGCTATGGCTAAAAATCAATCATTTCGTGTTTCTTTTGACCGAATGACTCAATATTCTCAAGAACTATCTCTATCTAATTTACCAAGTAATTCTGGTGTTTGGATTCCATCTGACAAGTATATAGCTCCTTTGATAAATAACCAGATATCTATGGGCTACTTAATAGATTTCAAAGATAAGAAGTATGATTTTTCTATAGATTCTTATTACAAAACTTCTCATAACGTTTTAGAATTTAAACCTAATGGTAGGTATGTAGTTACGGATCAAATTGAAACAGATGTAATTTCTGGAGAAGGAAGGAGCTACGGTATTGAATCAATTTTCAGGAAAAGAAAGGGGAAATTAACAGGGTCTTTAGCTTATACTTATAGTTTCTCTTTTAATATGTTTGATGACATTAATAATGCAACTTGGTATCCAACAAATCAAGATCAAAGACATGTTTTTAATGTACTTACATCGTTCCAAATTACCCCACAACTACAGTTTTCTGCAGTGTGGAATTATGCTTCTGGACGTCCATATACTGCTCCGATTGGTAAATATTATAAAGATGGATTTTTAATTCCATTATATGGCGATAAAAATAGTTCAAGGCTTCCTAGCACGCATCATTTAGATATCTCACTTACTTTCTATCGAATGATGACCAAAGGAAAGAAAAACGAAAGTAGTTTTAACTTCTCTATTTATAATATCTACGCTAGGAAAAATACGTATTCCTATATTTTTCGTTCCAGTCAATCAAACCCAGAAGAATTAGAAGCTGTAAAAGTCTATTTATTTAGTATCTTACCTTCGTTTAGTTATAATTTCAAATTTTAA
- a CDS encoding DUF4249 family protein, with amino-acid sequence MNKYFIFYILFLVTFYACEEPIVLKLPDGDPRTTIDANVSTSEFTSRVILSKSLSFNTNELFPSIENASIVLDKQNSSESFNFTWFRTNGTGSIYTAPSDMKLVSGDTYDFFVYLPGDLSEEDTIYQAEMKMPSKVLIDSIRFVKKDNSPTDYLLRIYFTDPEKVRNFYSWRVSRKSKGEFRELNTSKIPLFSDIGVDGKSVHIEYTQTSFLLQDTLQVHFKSIQDKTYEYYVTLNNIIDVSGTNNTVENPPSNFISSAGDLSHGFFSLESVEDSDELVVLDSLL; translated from the coding sequence ATGAACAAGTATTTTATTTTTTACATACTATTCCTTGTTACATTTTATGCTTGTGAAGAACCTATTGTATTAAAATTACCAGATGGGGATCCAAGAACTACTATAGATGCTAATGTATCTACTAGTGAGTTTACATCAAGAGTAATACTTTCAAAAAGTTTATCTTTTAATACAAATGAACTTTTCCCATCAATAGAAAATGCCTCTATTGTTCTTGACAAACAAAATTCTTCCGAAAGTTTTAATTTCACCTGGTTTAGAACCAATGGTACAGGATCTATTTACACTGCTCCTTCTGATATGAAATTAGTAAGTGGAGATACATACGATTTTTTTGTTTATCTACCGGGAGATTTATCTGAAGAAGATACTATTTACCAAGCCGAAATGAAAATGCCTAGTAAGGTCTTGATTGATTCTATTCGTTTTGTAAAAAAAGACAACTCACCTACAGATTATTTATTACGCATATATTTTACTGATCCAGAAAAAGTTAGGAACTTTTATAGTTGGAGAGTTAGTAGGAAATCAAAAGGTGAATTTAGAGAGCTGAATACATCAAAAATACCTTTATTTAGTGATATTGGTGTAGATGGCAAATCAGTACATATAGAATATACACAGACCTCATTTTTACTTCAAGATACACTTCAAGTTCATTTTAAATCTATCCAAGATAAAACCTACGAGTATTATGTTACACTAAATAATATCATTGATGTATCTGGAACAAACAACACCGTTGAGAACCCTCCATCAAATTTTATTAGTAGTGCTGGCGACCTGTCTCATGGCTTCTTTTCATTAGAAAGTGTTGAAGATTCAGACGAATTAGTTGTGCTAGATTCTTTATTGTAA
- a CDS encoding chitin synthase domain-containing protein: MEQSLKSLASELLTLEVNTILKENTTGAKMPVNKRMALRDIIERYKQTLVEYGVCEIAKGNPPSKDGSGKPKFLLRFKGAGEYSFYEVKRAAHQGKQYYESLLPKMQTEEQLVQLKERIQLLYRIERQSSNFIGMFKLERTKMKIDEHQGLAGYDNEFKAPDNIGEYDPYPSQMGSIKWNNDILLHEMNTVQPLDFDSEQITQIRKAWELGTQQVLLQTVVQIDGDITSYLTPKFVKLPDTLRDMVMNFHQSSTNEATSHWSSFFKVISDLTGKAFSSVFGGNKQA, encoded by the coding sequence ATGGAGCAATCCTTAAAATCATTAGCTAGTGAACTATTAACGCTAGAAGTCAATACTATTTTAAAAGAGAATACGACAGGAGCAAAAATGCCTGTAAACAAACGTATGGCACTTAGAGATATTATTGAAAGGTACAAACAAACATTAGTAGAGTACGGGGTATGTGAAATAGCAAAAGGTAACCCTCCATCTAAAGATGGATCGGGAAAGCCAAAGTTTTTATTACGTTTTAAGGGAGCAGGAGAATACTCTTTTTATGAGGTGAAGAGAGCAGCGCATCAAGGTAAGCAATATTACGAAAGTCTGTTACCAAAAATGCAAACGGAAGAACAGTTGGTGCAGTTAAAGGAACGCATTCAACTGCTTTATAGAATTGAAAGACAAAGCTCAAATTTTATAGGTATGTTCAAGTTAGAACGTACTAAGATGAAAATTGATGAGCATCAAGGGTTAGCTGGTTATGATAACGAGTTTAAGGCACCGGATAATATTGGTGAATATGATCCATATCCTTCTCAAATGGGGTCTATTAAATGGAATAATGACATCCTTTTACATGAGATGAACACGGTTCAGCCTTTAGATTTTGATTCTGAGCAAATTACTCAAATTAGAAAAGCCTGGGAATTAGGTACACAGCAAGTTTTGTTACAAACAGTTGTTCAAATAGATGGTGATATCACTTCTTATTTAACACCCAAGTTTGTTAAATTACCTGATACTTTAAGAGACATGGTGATGAATTTTCATCAATCTTCTACAAATGAAGCAACTTCACATTGGAGTTCATTCTTTAAAGTGATATCAGATTTAACTGGTAAGGCATTTTCTTCTGTATTTGGAGGAAATAAACAAGCTTAG
- the hpt gene encoding hypoxanthine phosphoribosyltransferase, giving the protein MAKVTKVLDKEFVPFIGKEQIAERNRQLGAEITKEYQGKDVLMISVLNGSFMFASDLVKEIDLPMDLSFVKYASYEGTESTGKVKQLIGFNAQAVKDKHIVIIEDIVDTGRTMQALIKDLEVMEPASVKVVSLLFKPEALKIPMTIDYVGFEIDPKFVVGYGLDYDGFGRNIPEILVLKDI; this is encoded by the coding sequence ATGGCTAAAGTCACTAAAGTATTAGATAAAGAATTTGTTCCTTTTATTGGTAAAGAGCAAATAGCAGAACGTAATCGTCAATTAGGAGCTGAAATTACTAAAGAATATCAAGGTAAAGATGTTCTTATGATTAGCGTTTTGAATGGTTCTTTCATGTTCGCATCAGACTTAGTAAAAGAAATTGATCTTCCTATGGATCTATCTTTTGTAAAATATGCATCTTACGAGGGTACTGAAAGTACTGGTAAAGTAAAACAATTGATTGGCTTTAATGCTCAAGCTGTTAAAGATAAACACATTGTAATTATTGAAGATATTGTTGATACAGGACGTACAATGCAAGCTTTAATAAAAGACCTTGAGGTTATGGAACCTGCTTCTGTAAAAGTAGTTTCTTTATTATTTAAGCCTGAGGCATTAAAAATACCAATGACTATTGATTATGTTGGATTTGAAATTGATCCAAAATTTGTTGTAGGTTACGGATTAGATTACGATGGATTTGGTCGTAATATTCCAGAAATTTTAGTTTTAAAAGATATCTAA
- a CDS encoding DEAD/DEAH box helicase produces MKFEKYNISVSLKKSLAEKGFKKPTDIQFKSIPPILKGEDVLAIAQTGTGKTAAFAIPIMETLLKKPYKGKNKKNIRCLVMAPTRELAIQITEVFKSLGQYTKLNILCIYGGVEQESQIKQLNDGVDILIATPGRMFDLNHQGHVDLSKTEILVLDEADHMLEKGFLKDIKDVIRLLPKYRQTLFFSATIDEAIKKLAYSLVRNAIRIQISPKDPVSKNVRHGVGFVDMDDKRFFLEKIAKEHPDEKILVFVRTQVRAERVFKAMERVDLKTVTIHGGKDQKERAEAMRLYKTGEVKILIATDVSARGIDIPNVQYVINYDMPDVPENYVHRVGRTGRGVEKGDAISFCSDGEKELLQEIEEFMDKKIAVVEIARGDYANIVGFSEQKSTDWKTVMKEIAHDKEEYKKIKSKAVRKKAKKKAKKK; encoded by the coding sequence ATGAAGTTTGAAAAGTATAATATCTCTGTAAGTTTAAAGAAAAGCTTAGCAGAAAAAGGGTTTAAAAAACCTACAGATATTCAGTTTAAATCTATTCCTCCTATTTTAAAAGGAGAAGATGTTTTGGCTATTGCGCAAACAGGTACTGGTAAAACAGCAGCGTTTGCTATTCCGATAATGGAAACGTTGTTGAAGAAACCTTATAAAGGAAAGAATAAAAAAAATATTCGTTGCCTTGTTATGGCACCTACCCGTGAGTTGGCTATTCAAATAACAGAGGTGTTTAAATCTTTGGGGCAATATACAAAGCTAAATATTCTTTGTATTTATGGTGGAGTTGAACAAGAGTCTCAGATTAAGCAATTAAACGATGGCGTAGATATATTGATAGCTACACCTGGTAGAATGTTTGATTTAAACCATCAAGGTCATGTTGATTTGAGTAAAACAGAAATTCTAGTTTTAGATGAGGCTGACCATATGTTGGAAAAGGGATTTTTGAAAGATATCAAAGATGTAATTCGACTACTTCCTAAATACCGTCAAACACTATTTTTCTCAGCAACTATTGATGAGGCAATTAAAAAATTAGCTTATTCATTGGTTAGAAATGCAATTCGTATTCAAATTTCACCAAAAGATCCCGTCTCTAAAAATGTTAGACATGGCGTTGGTTTTGTTGATATGGACGATAAGCGTTTCTTTTTAGAGAAAATTGCAAAAGAACATCCAGATGAAAAAATACTAGTTTTTGTTCGTACCCAAGTACGTGCTGAACGTGTATTTAAAGCTATGGAAAGAGTAGACTTGAAAACAGTTACTATCCATGGTGGAAAAGATCAAAAAGAGCGTGCAGAAGCAATGCGTTTGTATAAAACAGGAGAAGTAAAAATACTTATTGCTACAGATGTTTCTGCTAGAGGTATTGATATCCCAAATGTACAATACGTAATTAATTATGATATGCCTGATGTTCCTGAAAACTATGTACACCGTGTTGGACGTACTGGTAGAGGAGTAGAAAAAGGTGATGCAATATCATTCTGTTCTGATGGTGAAAAAGAACTCCTTCAAGAAATTGAAGAGTTTATGGATAAAAAGATTGCTGTTGTAGAAATAGCTAGAGGAGATTATGCAAATATTGTTGGCTTCTCTGAACAAAAATCTACGGATTGGAAAACAGTAATGAAAGAGATTGCCCACGACAAAGAAGAGTATAAGAAAATCAAGAGTAAGGCAGTCAGAAAGAAAGCAAAGAAAAAAGCTAAGAAAAAATAA